In Nostoc sp. UHCC 0926, a single genomic region encodes these proteins:
- the rlmD gene encoding 23S rRNA (uracil(1939)-C(5))-methyltransferase RlmD encodes MTKMIWQQGELIEVTIANLSDTGDGVGRADERVVFVPDTVPGDRAIVRLVHVKPKFAHGKLQQLLSPSPHRIRPSCIVADKCGGCQWQQINYDYQLAAKQNQVIQALERIGGFVQPPVDPVLAAPSALNYRNKSTYPLGTSATGQVQAGYYQKGSHQLINLNQCPVQDARLNPLLAEVKQDIQQRGWQIYDEQRHLGQIRHLGLRIGRHTGEMLLTLVVKNWNLSGIETQAQEWLKRYPQLVGVSLNRNGDRTNAIFGSQTRCIAGVPHLRENFAGLEFKVRPDTFFQVYTETAEALLQVIQSELNLQGHELLVDAYCGIGTLTLPLAKKVRIATGLEVQPAAVEQAILNAQRNGIDNVTFQVGAVEKLLPKMGTIPEVVILDPPRKGCDRAVIETLRQLKPSRIVYVSCKVATLARDLKLLCQDGQYTITRVQPADFFPQTAHVEAAAFLVLSHLDKDSDSFTKTEI; translated from the coding sequence ATAACTAAAATGATTTGGCAACAGGGTGAATTAATTGAAGTGACGATCGCTAACCTGAGTGATACAGGCGATGGTGTGGGACGCGCTGATGAGCGTGTAGTCTTTGTCCCAGATACTGTCCCAGGCGATCGCGCCATTGTCCGCTTAGTACACGTTAAACCCAAATTCGCCCACGGGAAGCTCCAGCAGCTATTGTCACCATCTCCCCACCGGATTCGACCTAGTTGTATTGTGGCGGATAAGTGCGGTGGTTGCCAGTGGCAGCAGATTAATTATGATTACCAGCTAGCAGCCAAGCAAAATCAAGTTATCCAAGCTTTGGAACGCATTGGCGGTTTTGTCCAACCACCGGTAGATCCGGTACTTGCCGCCCCTTCTGCTTTAAACTACCGTAATAAATCTACATATCCTCTGGGCACATCAGCAACAGGACAGGTACAAGCTGGTTACTACCAAAAAGGTAGTCACCAATTAATTAATTTAAATCAATGTCCAGTCCAAGACGCGCGATTAAATCCCTTACTTGCCGAAGTCAAGCAAGATATCCAACAACGGGGTTGGCAAATTTATGACGAACAGCGCCACCTTGGACAAATTCGCCATCTCGGTTTACGCATTGGCCGACATACTGGAGAAATGTTGCTGACTTTGGTGGTGAAGAACTGGAATTTATCAGGAATTGAAACCCAAGCCCAGGAATGGTTAAAGCGCTATCCCCAGTTAGTGGGAGTGTCGCTCAATCGCAATGGCGATCGCACAAATGCTATCTTTGGATCACAAACCCGTTGCATCGCTGGAGTCCCACACCTGCGGGAAAATTTTGCTGGATTGGAATTTAAAGTGCGCCCAGATACATTTTTCCAAGTTTATACAGAAACAGCAGAGGCACTATTGCAGGTAATTCAATCAGAACTCAATCTTCAAGGGCATGAGTTGCTAGTTGATGCCTACTGTGGTATTGGGACTTTAACTTTACCCCTCGCCAAAAAAGTCCGGATTGCTACAGGATTAGAAGTGCAACCAGCAGCAGTGGAACAAGCTATTTTGAATGCCCAGCGTAACGGAATTGATAATGTGACATTCCAAGTCGGGGCAGTTGAGAAATTGCTGCCAAAAATGGGCACAATACCAGAAGTAGTAATACTCGATCCGCCACGTAAGGGGTGCGATCGGGCTGTCATTGAGACTTTACGGCAACTGAAACCATCTCGGATCGTTTACGTCAGCTGTAAAGTAGCCACCCTCGCCCGCGACCTGAAATTACTTTGTCAAGATGGGCAATATACTATCACACGGGTACAGCCTGCTGATTTTTTTCCTCAAACAGCTCATGTTGAAGCTGCCGCCTTTCTTGTGCTATCACATTTGGATAAGGATAGTGATTCCTTTACAAAAACTGAAATTTGA
- a CDS encoding response regulator transcription factor — MDRSATSATAMKEPSMKDHKRLLLIDDDPNLILLVKDYLEFRGYEVITAENGREALEILEQDVPDMIICDVMMPEMDGYTFVEQVRQNERTSWIPVLFLSAKGQSADRVKGLNKGADVYMVKPFEPEELVAQVESSLKQTIRWKEHQAKGGENSSRIQVPFDVQLTPTELKVVQFVARGLANREIAEELNVSQRTVESHVSNMLGKTNLHNRTELARWAIENQMA; from the coding sequence ATGGACCGAAGCGCGACAAGTGCCACTGCTATGAAAGAGCCCAGCATGAAAGATCACAAACGACTTCTATTGATTGATGATGACCCTAACCTCATCTTGCTGGTGAAGGATTACTTGGAATTCCGGGGATACGAAGTCATCACCGCCGAAAATGGACGTGAAGCTCTGGAAATTTTAGAGCAAGATGTTCCAGACATGATTATCTGCGATGTGATGATGCCGGAAATGGACGGATATACTTTTGTGGAACAAGTCCGGCAAAACGAACGCACCAGCTGGATTCCGGTTCTTTTCCTTTCAGCTAAGGGACAAAGTGCAGACCGAGTTAAGGGTTTAAATAAAGGTGCTGATGTTTATATGGTCAAACCCTTTGAACCAGAAGAACTCGTAGCACAAGTTGAATCCTCGCTGAAACAAACTATCCGTTGGAAAGAACACCAAGCAAAAGGAGGCGAAAACAGTTCCCGCATCCAGGTTCCCTTCGATGTGCAGTTAACCCCAACCGAACTGAAAGTAGTCCAGTTTGTCGCTAGGGGTTTAGCTAACCGGGAAATTGCTGAAGAACTCAATGTTAGTCAGCGTACAGTTGAAAGCCATGTGTCCAATATGTTGGGCAAAACCAATCTACACAACCGCACTGAACTAGCGCGGTGGGCGATTGAAAATCAAATGGCATAG
- the groES gene encoding co-chaperone GroES — MAALSLSVSTVKPLSDRVFVKVNASEEKTAGGLYLPDTAKEKPQVGEVVALGPGKRNDDGSRQELEIKVGDKVLYSKYAGTDIKLGTEEYVLLSEKDILAVVI, encoded by the coding sequence ATGGCAGCTTTATCTTTAAGCGTTTCTACAGTTAAACCTTTGAGCGATCGCGTTTTCGTAAAAGTGAACGCCTCTGAGGAAAAGACCGCAGGTGGTCTGTATTTGCCCGATACCGCCAAGGAAAAGCCCCAGGTAGGGGAAGTAGTCGCCCTTGGTCCTGGCAAGCGTAACGATGACGGTAGCCGTCAGGAGTTGGAAATTAAAGTCGGTGATAAGGTGCTGTACTCGAAGTACGCTGGCACCGACATCAAGCTCGGCACCGAAGAATATGTACTGCTTTCTGAAAAAGATATTTTAGCAGTCGTTATCTAA
- the groL gene encoding chaperonin GroEL (60 kDa chaperone family; promotes refolding of misfolded polypeptides especially under stressful conditions; forms two stacked rings of heptamers to form a barrel-shaped 14mer; ends can be capped by GroES; misfolded proteins enter the barrel where they are refolded when GroES binds) gives MAKRIIYNENARRALERGIDILAEAVAVTLGPKGRNVVLEKKFGAPQIVNDGVTIAKEIELEDHIENTGVALIRQAASKTNDAAGDGTTTATVLAHAIVKEGLRNVAAGANAISLKRGIDKATAFLVEKIAEHARPVEDSKAIAQVGAISAGNDEEVGQMIAQAMDKVGKEGVISLEEGKSMFTELEITEGMRFDKGYISPYFATDAERMEAVFDEPFLLLTDKKIALVQDLVPVLEQVARAGRPLVIIAEDIEKEALATLVVNRLRGVLNVAAVKAPGFGDRRKALLEDIAVLTGGQLVTEDAGLKLDNTKLDSLGKARRVTITKDSTTIVAEGNEAAVKARVEQIRRQIDETESSYDKEKLQERLAKLSGGVAVVKVGAATETEMKDKKLRLEDAINATKAAVEEGIVPGGGTTLAHLAPELEVWAKENLKDEELIGALIVVRALPAPLKRIAENAGQNGAVIAERVKEKEFNVGYNAATNEFVDLLAAGIVDPAKVTRSALQNAASIAGMVLTTECIIVDKPEPKDGAPAGAGAGGGDFDY, from the coding sequence ATGGCAAAGCGCATTATCTATAACGAAAACGCTCGTCGCGCCCTGGAGCGAGGCATTGACATTCTGGCTGAGGCTGTAGCTGTTACCCTTGGCCCTAAAGGTCGTAACGTAGTCCTAGAAAAGAAATTTGGCGCACCGCAAATTGTCAATGACGGTGTAACGATCGCCAAAGAAATCGAATTAGAAGACCACATTGAAAACACTGGCGTAGCTTTGATTCGTCAAGCTGCTTCTAAAACCAACGATGCTGCGGGCGATGGCACCACAACTGCCACCGTTTTAGCTCATGCGATCGTCAAAGAAGGCTTGCGGAACGTTGCAGCTGGTGCTAATGCGATTTCGCTGAAGCGTGGTATTGACAAAGCTACTGCCTTCCTCGTAGAAAAAATTGCTGAACACGCCCGTCCAGTAGAAGATTCCAAAGCTATTGCCCAAGTTGGTGCGATCTCGGCTGGTAATGACGAAGAAGTCGGTCAGATGATTGCTCAAGCAATGGACAAGGTGGGCAAGGAAGGGGTAATTTCCCTAGAAGAAGGGAAATCTATGTTCACTGAGTTGGAAATCACTGAAGGGATGCGCTTTGACAAAGGCTACATCTCTCCCTATTTCGCCACTGACGCTGAACGGATGGAAGCGGTTTTTGATGAGCCTTTCCTGCTGCTGACCGACAAGAAAATTGCCCTAGTACAAGACCTCGTACCAGTGTTAGAGCAAGTAGCTCGTGCTGGTCGTCCTTTAGTGATTATCGCCGAAGATATTGAAAAAGAAGCTTTGGCAACCTTAGTAGTAAACCGTTTGCGCGGTGTACTCAACGTTGCTGCTGTTAAGGCTCCTGGCTTTGGCGATCGCCGCAAAGCACTGCTAGAAGACATCGCTGTTTTGACTGGTGGTCAACTAGTTACCGAAGATGCTGGTTTGAAGCTAGATAACACCAAGCTAGATAGCCTGGGTAAAGCTCGCCGCGTCACCATAACCAAGGACAGCACCACAATTGTTGCCGAAGGTAACGAAGCTGCTGTTAAGGCTCGTGTCGAACAGATTCGTCGTCAAATCGACGAAACCGAATCTTCCTACGACAAAGAGAAACTGCAAGAGCGTCTTGCTAAACTCTCTGGTGGTGTAGCTGTGGTGAAAGTGGGTGCAGCCACCGAAACCGAAATGAAAGACAAGAAACTGCGCCTAGAAGACGCTATCAATGCCACCAAAGCTGCTGTGGAAGAAGGTATCGTTCCTGGCGGTGGTACAACTCTGGCTCACCTTGCTCCTGAATTGGAAGTTTGGGCGAAGGAAAATCTTAAGGATGAAGAGTTGATTGGTGCGTTGATTGTGGTTCGCGCCTTACCAGCACCTCTGAAGCGGATTGCTGAAAACGCTGGTCAGAATGGTGCTGTGATCGCTGAACGTGTGAAAGAGAAAGAATTCAACGTTGGCTACAATGCTGCGACAAACGAATTTGTCGATTTGTTAGCTGCTGGTATTGTTGACCCTGCCAAAGTGACTCGTTCTGCTCTGCAAAACGCTGCTTCCATCGCTGGTATGGTGTTGACAACCGAATGTATTATAGTTGACAAGCCTGAGCCTAAGGATGGCGCTCCTGCTGGCGCTGGTGCTGGTGGCGGAGACTTCGATTACTAA
- a CDS encoding ATP-binding protein has translation MITISLRPVGRYWGTISFASTLYLCPILDLLLAEIPAKLQAELRLGLQEALVNAAKHGNNLDPSKTVVVRFSLIDNQYWWIISDQGSGFTPSSTSDEEPTEYLPPDESESGRGLCLLHQIFDQVEWNRKGTELRLCKQMENRPRLSLRR, from the coding sequence GTGATTACTATTTCACTCCGTCCAGTTGGACGTTATTGGGGCACTATTAGTTTTGCCTCAACCCTCTACCTTTGTCCAATATTAGATTTACTGTTGGCAGAAATCCCAGCAAAATTACAAGCAGAACTGCGACTAGGACTTCAAGAAGCCTTAGTAAACGCAGCTAAACATGGCAATAATCTTGATCCAAGTAAAACAGTTGTAGTCCGTTTTTCCTTAATAGATAATCAATATTGGTGGATAATATCAGACCAGGGTAGCGGCTTTACTCCTTCATCTACTAGTGATGAGGAGCCAACAGAGTATTTACCACCAGATGAATCAGAAAGTGGTCGTGGTTTATGTCTTCTGCATCAAATTTTTGATCAGGTAGAGTGGAACCGCAAAGGCACAGAATTGAGGCTTTGTAAACAAATGGAAAATCGTCCCCGTTTATCTCTGCGACGGTAG
- a CDS encoding allophycocyanin subunit alpha-B: MTVISQVILKADDELRYPSSGELKNIKDFLQTGVQRTRIAATLAENEKKIVQEATKQLWQKRPDFISPGGNAYGERQRSLCIRDFGWYLRLITYGVLAGDKEPIEKIGLIGVREMYNSLGVPVPGMVEAINSLKTASLSLLSAEDTAQAAPYFDYIIQAMS, translated from the coding sequence ATGACTGTAATTAGCCAAGTTATTCTCAAAGCCGACGACGAACTGCGTTATCCCAGCAGTGGCGAACTTAAAAATATCAAAGACTTTTTGCAAACCGGCGTACAACGGACGCGGATTGCGGCTACCTTAGCCGAAAACGAAAAAAAGATAGTTCAGGAAGCAACCAAACAACTTTGGCAGAAGCGTCCTGATTTTATCTCCCCCGGAGGTAATGCTTACGGAGAACGCCAGCGCTCTCTATGTATCCGTGATTTTGGCTGGTACTTACGTCTAATTACTTATGGTGTGCTTGCCGGCGACAAAGAGCCAATTGAAAAAATCGGTTTGATTGGCGTGCGGGAAATGTACAATTCATTGGGCGTTCCCGTGCCTGGAATGGTAGAAGCGATCAATTCTCTCAAAACAGCCTCCCTTAGCTTACTGAGTGCGGAAGACACTGCCCAAGCAGCACCCTACTTTGATTACATCATTCAAGCGATGTCTTAA
- a CDS encoding DUF6439 family protein, translated as MSQSTQLPKTSQLNELSTLELAQALMERLSISPNDWHRLKSNRNSRANEQVAAAIVYLLKNQPQEAQARLEQAVGWLDRSISAPPCPTHGKS; from the coding sequence ATGTCTCAATCTACCCAGCTACCGAAAACCAGTCAACTGAATGAACTTAGTACTCTGGAACTAGCTCAAGCCCTCATGGAAAGACTAAGCATCTCCCCTAACGATTGGCATCGCCTCAAGTCTAACCGCAATTCCCGCGCTAATGAACAAGTGGCAGCAGCTATTGTGTATCTTTTAAAGAATCAGCCACAAGAAGCTCAAGCCAGATTAGAACAAGCAGTTGGTTGGTTAGATCGCTCTATTTCTGCACCTCCCTGTCCAACTCACGGAAAAAGTTAA
- the asnS gene encoding asparagine--tRNA ligase: MVNRRIAEILRSGQPDESLQIQGWVRTKRESKGFAFIEVNDGSSLANLQVVINQDLPDYEAILKKLNTGAAVEATGVLVASLGKGQRIELKAETVKVYGEADPDTYPLQKKRHSFEFLRTIGHLRSRTNSFGAVFRVRNACSTAIHQFFQERDFLWVHTPIITASDCEGAGELFSVTSLDLKNIPRTENQAVDYSQDFFAKPTYLTVSGQLEAEVMAMAFSNVYTFGPTFRAENSNTSRHLAEFWMVEPEMAFCDLEGDMDLAEAFLKHIFKYVLETCPEDMEFFNERIDKSVLSTAENIINNQFERLTYTEAIKLLEKADVKFEYPVSWGLDLQSEHERYLAEQLFKKPAIVTDYPAQIKAFYMRLNDDEKTVRAMDILAPKIGEIVGGSQREERLEVLERRVLAQGLNPEDLWWYLDLRRYGTVPHAGFGLGFERLVQFMTGMGNIRDVIPFPRTPQSAEF; the protein is encoded by the coding sequence ATGGTAAATCGACGGATTGCAGAAATATTGCGAAGTGGTCAACCTGATGAGTCTCTCCAAATTCAAGGCTGGGTGCGGACGAAACGCGAGTCCAAAGGGTTTGCTTTTATTGAAGTCAATGACGGCTCATCACTAGCTAATTTGCAAGTCGTGATTAATCAGGATTTGCCAGATTATGAAGCTATATTAAAAAAATTGAATACAGGTGCTGCTGTTGAGGCGACAGGGGTACTAGTGGCTTCTCTTGGTAAAGGACAACGAATTGAGTTGAAAGCCGAGACAGTAAAAGTTTACGGAGAAGCTGATCCCGATACATATCCCCTGCAAAAGAAACGCCATTCCTTTGAGTTTTTGCGAACCATTGGACATTTGCGATCGCGGACTAATTCTTTTGGTGCAGTTTTCCGCGTCAGAAATGCTTGTTCGACAGCAATTCACCAATTTTTCCAAGAAAGAGACTTTTTGTGGGTACACACCCCGATTATCACTGCTAGCGATTGCGAAGGTGCAGGTGAACTTTTTAGTGTTACCAGTTTGGATTTAAAGAATATTCCCCGCACAGAAAATCAAGCAGTAGATTACAGCCAAGACTTTTTTGCTAAACCCACATATTTAACAGTTAGCGGCCAGTTGGAAGCGGAAGTGATGGCGATGGCGTTTAGCAACGTCTACACCTTTGGCCCTACCTTCCGTGCAGAAAACTCCAATACCTCCCGCCACTTAGCAGAATTTTGGATGGTTGAGCCAGAAATGGCTTTTTGTGACCTAGAAGGCGATATGGATTTAGCTGAGGCGTTTCTCAAACACATTTTTAAATATGTGTTGGAAACTTGCCCAGAAGATATGGAATTTTTCAATGAACGCATTGATAAATCTGTGTTGTCCACAGCCGAAAATATTATTAATAATCAGTTTGAACGTTTAACTTATACAGAAGCCATTAAACTTTTAGAAAAAGCTGATGTAAAATTTGAATATCCTGTGAGTTGGGGTTTAGACTTACAATCAGAACACGAACGTTACCTAGCTGAACAATTATTTAAAAAGCCTGCGATCGTCACAGATTATCCAGCGCAAATCAAAGCTTTTTATATGCGCTTGAACGACGATGAAAAAACCGTCCGTGCAATGGATATTCTCGCACCTAAAATTGGCGAGATTGTCGGCGGTTCCCAGCGCGAAGAACGCTTGGAAGTTTTAGAACGCCGCGTGTTAGCGCAAGGGTTAAACCCAGAAGATTTGTGGTGGTATCTGGATTTGCGTCGTTACGGTACTGTCCCCCATGCTGGTTTTGGGCTAGGTTTTGAACGACTCGTGCAATTTATGACTGGTATGGGAAATATTCGTGATGTGATTCCCTTTCCCCGTACACCGCAGAGTGCTGAGTTTTAG
- the purL gene encoding phosphoribosylformylglycinamidine synthase subunit PurL, which translates to MTATYPAPFSPQEIAAEGIKPEEYAEIVRRLGRHPNKAELGMFGVMWSEHCCYKNSRPLLKQFPTEGFRILVGPGENAGVVDLGDGLQLAFKIESHNHPSAIEPFQGAATGVGGILRDIFTMGARPIAILNSLRFGSLEDAKTQRLFTGVVAGIAHYGNCVGVPTVGGEVYFDPAYSGNPLVNVMALGLMETLEIVKSGASGLGNPVLYVGSTTGRDGMGGASFASAELSEQSMDDRPAVQVGDPFLEKSLIEACLEAFKTGAVVAAQDMGAAGITCSTSEMAAKGGVGIELDLDKIPARETGMVPYEYLLSESQERMLFVAHKGREQELIDIFHRWGLHAVVAGTVIAEPIVRILFQGEVAAEIPAEALAENTPLYHRDLLTEPPEYARQAWEWTPDSLPPCTITGIEFQGRLQTWNDILLTLLDTPTIASKNWVYRQYDHQVQNNTVILPGGADAAVVRLRPLEQVPNLKSKIQNLKLGVAATVDCNPRYVYLDPYEGAKAVVAEAARNLSCVGAEPLAVTDNLNFGSPEKPIGYWQLAEACRGLAEACRELATPVTGGNVSLYNETLDSQGIPQPIYPTPVVGMVGLIPDITKICGQGWQASGDVIYLLGLPVASKISLGASEYLATIHSTVAGKPPRVDFDLERRVQKVCREAIRKGWVRSAHDCAEGGVAIALAECCIAGNLGAQINLEIASTQSLPRLDEVLFAEGGARILVSVASEQQEIWESYLQEHLGQEWQKLGIVGNFETGLGVFTTDNQALIKVRIKDMNDRYSHAIARRLAIHTTSHS; encoded by the coding sequence ATGACCGCCACATATCCTGCTCCCTTTTCCCCCCAAGAAATCGCTGCTGAAGGTATAAAACCAGAAGAATACGCAGAAATTGTCCGTCGCTTAGGGCGTCATCCCAACAAAGCTGAACTGGGAATGTTTGGCGTAATGTGGTCAGAGCATTGCTGTTACAAAAATTCTCGACCTTTACTCAAACAGTTTCCTACCGAAGGGTTCCGCATCCTCGTAGGACCTGGTGAAAATGCTGGGGTTGTAGATTTGGGTGACGGACTGCAACTAGCCTTTAAGATTGAATCCCACAATCACCCTTCAGCTATCGAACCCTTTCAGGGAGCGGCAACGGGAGTAGGAGGCATTCTCAGAGATATTTTTACAATGGGTGCGCGTCCCATTGCGATATTGAACTCGCTGCGCTTTGGTTCCCTCGAAGATGCTAAAACCCAAAGGTTATTTACTGGTGTAGTTGCAGGAATTGCCCATTATGGCAACTGTGTGGGAGTGCCCACCGTTGGTGGCGAAGTTTACTTTGATCCTGCTTATTCTGGTAATCCTCTGGTGAACGTTATGGCGTTGGGGTTGATGGAAACGCTAGAAATTGTCAAATCTGGGGCATCTGGCTTAGGTAACCCTGTGTTGTATGTCGGTTCCACCACAGGACGCGATGGCATGGGAGGCGCAAGTTTTGCCAGTGCAGAATTGAGCGAACAGTCAATGGATGACCGTCCTGCTGTGCAAGTAGGCGACCCCTTTTTGGAAAAGTCGTTAATTGAAGCTTGTCTGGAGGCGTTTAAGACAGGTGCAGTTGTCGCCGCCCAGGATATGGGAGCAGCCGGGATCACCTGTTCTACCTCAGAGATGGCGGCAAAAGGCGGTGTGGGAATTGAACTAGATTTAGATAAGATTCCCGCAAGAGAAACGGGGATGGTTCCCTATGAATATTTGCTTTCGGAATCTCAAGAACGGATGCTGTTCGTTGCCCATAAAGGGCGTGAGCAAGAATTAATCGACATTTTCCACCGTTGGGGACTTCATGCTGTTGTTGCCGGTACAGTAATTGCTGAACCCATCGTGCGGATTCTCTTCCAGGGTGAAGTAGCAGCAGAAATTCCCGCTGAAGCTTTGGCGGAAAATACCCCACTTTATCACCGAGATTTGTTGACAGAACCACCAGAATATGCGCGTCAAGCTTGGGAATGGACCCCTGATTCCTTACCTCCTTGCACAATTACTGGAATAGAATTCCAAGGACGCCTGCAAACTTGGAATGATATTCTCTTAACTTTGCTCGATACACCCACGATCGCCTCTAAAAACTGGGTATATCGTCAGTATGACCATCAAGTACAAAATAATACAGTAATCCTGCCAGGTGGTGCAGATGCAGCTGTGGTGCGCTTACGCCCACTTGAACAAGTCCCTAATCTAAAATCCAAAATCCAAAATCTAAAATTAGGGGTGGCAGCAACAGTAGATTGCAATCCTCGTTATGTTTATCTTGATCCTTACGAGGGAGCTAAGGCAGTGGTGGCAGAAGCTGCACGCAATCTTAGCTGTGTGGGTGCAGAACCTCTGGCGGTAACGGATAACCTGAATTTTGGTTCTCCAGAAAAACCGATTGGTTACTGGCAATTGGCAGAAGCTTGTCGCGGTTTGGCAGAAGCTTGTCGAGAATTAGCAACACCCGTCACAGGCGGAAATGTCTCTTTGTACAATGAAACCCTCGATTCCCAAGGCATTCCACAACCCATTTATCCTACTCCGGTTGTGGGTATGGTAGGCTTGATTCCCGATATAACCAAAATTTGTGGTCAAGGTTGGCAAGCATCCGGCGATGTGATTTATCTTCTCGGATTACCTGTAGCATCCAAAATTAGTTTAGGAGCATCCGAGTATTTAGCCACTATCCACAGTACTGTTGCCGGAAAACCGCCACGGGTAGATTTTGACTTGGAACGCCGCGTCCAGAAAGTTTGTCGTGAAGCAATTCGTAAAGGTTGGGTTCGTTCAGCCCATGATTGTGCTGAGGGAGGGGTGGCGATCGCTCTAGCCGAATGTTGTATTGCTGGCAACCTTGGTGCCCAAATCAATTTAGAAATAGCATCAACCCAGTCACTACCTCGCCTTGATGAGGTGCTGTTTGCCGAAGGCGGTGCCAGGATTTTAGTTTCTGTAGCATCAGAACAACAAGAAATTTGGGAATCATACTTACAGGAACATCTGGGTCAAGAATGGCAAAAACTGGGTATAGTTGGTAATTTTGAGACGGGTTTGGGGGTTTTCACCACTGATAATCAAGCCTTAATCAAAGTTAGGATCAAAGATATGAACGATCGCTATTCCCATGCGATCGCCAGACGTCTCGCCATCCACACCACTAGCCACAGTTAA
- a CDS encoding NIL domain-containing protein, giving the protein MLDNRRTQTRIQIPIPKDLHEKPVISRLVSHYGVTIIIADAQVSTNVPQHSCFHLQLRGTVSQIESALTYLNELDLEVLHQSSPEEDGW; this is encoded by the coding sequence ATTTTAGATAATAGACGCACCCAAACTCGCATCCAGATTCCTATTCCTAAAGACTTGCATGAGAAACCAGTCATTTCACGACTGGTTTCTCACTATGGGGTCACAATAATTATTGCTGATGCTCAGGTAAGCACAAACGTGCCACAACATAGTTGCTTCCATCTACAACTGCGAGGTACTGTTTCCCAGATTGAAAGCGCCTTAACTTACCTGAATGAGTTGGATTTAGAAGTTTTGCACCAATCTAGTCCTGAAGAAGATGGGTGGTAA
- a CDS encoding DUF4351 domain-containing protein, with protein sequence MSYDNACKYLAEQYPADFVRWLLGVEVQQIEVLKTELTLEPIRADSVTFLQAANQILHIEFQTLAKSNPALNFRMLDYSVRLKRQYRCSVVQVLIFLQETTNEVAFTEEYRDNTTIHQYQVVRLWEQDSTIFLVNPALLPLASLTRTDSPQTLLAQVAKEVATIPDREERQNIAGCVEILAGLRFDKNLVNQFLREDIMKESVIYQDIVQKEAFKLISRQLRRRFSDIDTSLVEQVRILSAEQLENLGEELLDFSEVADLVAWLEQQ encoded by the coding sequence GTGAGTTACGACAACGCTTGTAAATATTTAGCTGAACAGTACCCTGCTGATTTTGTGCGTTGGTTGCTTGGGGTAGAGGTGCAACAAATTGAAGTCTTAAAAACGGAACTCACGCTTGAACCAATTCGTGCGGATTCTGTGACATTTTTGCAAGCAGCTAACCAAATTTTGCACATTGAATTTCAAACTTTGGCGAAATCTAATCCGGCGCTTAATTTCCGAATGCTCGATTATTCTGTGAGGTTGAAGCGTCAATACCGTTGTTCTGTAGTGCAAGTGCTAATCTTTTTGCAGGAAACTACTAACGAAGTGGCTTTTACAGAAGAATATCGGGACAATACGACGATTCATCAATATCAGGTTGTTCGTCTTTGGGAGCAAGATTCAACAATATTTTTAGTTAATCCGGCGCTGTTACCTTTAGCAAGTTTGACGCGAACTGACTCGCCGCAAACTTTACTGGCACAAGTGGCTAAAGAAGTCGCTACAATTCCAGATAGGGAGGAGCGACAAAATATCGCGGGTTGTGTAGAAATTCTGGCAGGTTTGCGGTTTGACAAGAATTTGGTTAATCAATTTTTACGGGAGGATATTATGAAAGAGTCTGTAATTTATCAAGATATCGTTCAAAAGGAAGCGTTTAAATTGATTAGTCGTCAGCTTAGACGTCGCTTTAGTGATATTGATACATCATTAGTTGAGCAGGTTCGGATTTTATCTGCTGAACAGTTAGAAAATTTAGGCGA